In Candidatus Methylacidiphilales bacterium, the following are encoded in one genomic region:
- the uca gene encoding urea carboxylase, whose protein sequence is MPHETKDKGPMTKDFKVLIANRATIACRIIRTLRKLDLPSVAVYSDADHGSLHVGQADESVCLGAAPAKESYLDVDKIIAACKSTGANAVHPGYGFLSENAAFAERLEREGITFIGPTPEQLRSFGLKHRSKELAAAAGVPLLPGSGLLRDAVHAAAEADRIGYPVMLKSTGGGGGIGIRVCHDPVELHAQFEAVSRMAADNFNDPGVFLEKFVARARHIEVQLFGDGQGNVIALGERDCSVQRRNQKVIEETPAPGLTDSVRSELHASAIRLGQSVHYRSAGTVEYVFDADTGAFYFLEVNTRLQVEHGVTEEVFGLDLVEWMVRLAMGDNPIHEYLSSTKNLELGTKNRLHSVQARLYAEDPHKNFQPSSGLLIEAAFPPNVRVETWVERGTVVPPYYDPMIAKIIATGPDRASAIARLQEALSHTTLSGIETNTAYLGEILQHPDFVAGRPTTRMLADFSYHAHSIDVLDGGAMTTVQDYPGRLGYWAVGVPPSGPMDDASFRLANRLVGNPEGAPALEITLTGPTLKFNSDTVIALTGARIESDLPMDQAVHVKAGTVVKLKRIAGTGCRTTLAISGGIRSSEYLGSQSTFTLGGFGGPAGRALRAGDVLHLSPNQKQETGNWKLLDTPDWSHHWPIRVMAGPHGAPDFFTDEDIRMFFTTDWKVHYNSNPTGIRLIGPKPQWARPDGGEAGLHPSNIHDNAYAIGTVDFTGDMPIILGPDGPSLGGFVCPATIIRADRWIMGQLRPGDTLRFLPVTLEEAESAEQEMESSIASGHYPALSSFKDHRPRTKDESCIIHHIPARGPIPAVNYRPSGDKYLLIEYGPIVLDFDLRLRAHALMQWVEKHQLPGVIDLTPGIRSLQIHYDNRVLPRHKLLALLEKAEDELGDPNDFEVTSRIVHLPLSWDDPATRLAIEKYTQSVRPDAPWCPSNIEFIRRINGLESIDEVKQIVFNASYLVLGLGDVYLGAPVATPLDPRHRLVTTKYNPARTWTAENSVGIGGAYLCIYGMEGPGGYQFVGRTLQVWNTFRQTADFKDGKPWLLRFFDQIRFYPVEADELLEMRKNFLLGRHKLKIEEEPFRLRDYHRFLESNAASIATFRATQRKAFAEERERWKSLPPIPDAEDTAFGTTDEAAIPEGCEAVPSPLSGNLWKMLVQPGQKVAEGETLAIVEAMKMETVVHAPCSGQVVETRATEGKPVTAGQTLAVVKATANG, encoded by the coding sequence TTGCCCCATGAAACCAAGGACAAAGGACCAATGACCAAGGACTTCAAGGTTCTGATCGCCAACCGAGCCACCATCGCCTGCCGCATCATCCGGACGCTGCGCAAATTGGACCTCCCCTCCGTCGCCGTCTATTCCGACGCCGACCACGGGTCGCTCCACGTCGGCCAGGCCGACGAATCCGTCTGCCTCGGCGCCGCCCCGGCCAAGGAAAGCTACCTCGACGTCGATAAAATCATCGCCGCCTGCAAATCGACTGGCGCCAACGCGGTCCATCCCGGCTACGGTTTCCTCAGCGAGAATGCCGCCTTTGCGGAACGACTCGAGCGCGAAGGCATCACCTTCATCGGTCCCACTCCGGAACAACTCCGCTCCTTCGGCCTCAAACACCGCTCCAAGGAACTCGCCGCCGCCGCCGGGGTCCCCCTCCTCCCCGGCTCCGGCCTGTTGCGCGATGCCGTCCACGCCGCCGCCGAGGCCGATCGCATCGGCTATCCGGTCATGCTCAAAAGCACCGGCGGGGGCGGCGGCATCGGCATCCGCGTCTGCCACGACCCCGTCGAACTCCACGCCCAATTCGAGGCCGTCAGCCGCATGGCCGCTGACAACTTCAACGACCCCGGTGTCTTCCTTGAGAAATTTGTCGCCCGCGCCCGCCATATCGAGGTCCAACTCTTCGGCGACGGCCAGGGGAACGTCATCGCCCTCGGCGAACGCGATTGTTCCGTCCAACGCCGCAACCAAAAGGTCATCGAGGAAACCCCCGCCCCCGGCCTCACTGATTCGGTGCGCAGCGAACTCCACGCTTCCGCCATCCGCCTCGGCCAATCCGTCCACTACCGCTCCGCCGGCACGGTCGAGTATGTCTTCGATGCCGACACCGGCGCCTTCTACTTCCTCGAGGTCAACACCCGCCTCCAGGTCGAACACGGCGTCACTGAGGAAGTCTTCGGCCTCGACCTCGTCGAATGGATGGTCCGCCTCGCCATGGGCGATAACCCGATCCATGAATACTTGTCTTCCACCAAGAACCTAGAACTAGGAACCAAGAACCGCTTGCACTCCGTCCAAGCCCGCCTCTACGCCGAGGACCCCCACAAAAACTTCCAACCCAGTTCCGGCCTGCTCATTGAGGCTGCATTTCCCCCCAATGTCCGCGTCGAAACCTGGGTCGAGCGCGGCACCGTCGTCCCCCCATACTACGACCCCATGATCGCCAAGATCATCGCCACGGGCCCCGACCGCGCCTCCGCCATCGCCCGGCTCCAAGAAGCCCTCTCTCACACCACCCTGTCCGGGATCGAAACCAACACCGCCTACCTTGGCGAAATCCTCCAACACCCGGACTTCGTCGCCGGTCGCCCCACCACACGCATGCTGGCCGACTTTTCCTACCACGCCCACTCCATCGATGTCCTCGATGGCGGAGCCATGACCACCGTGCAGGACTACCCTGGACGACTCGGCTACTGGGCCGTCGGTGTTCCCCCTTCCGGACCGATGGACGATGCCTCGTTCCGCCTGGCCAACCGACTCGTCGGCAACCCCGAGGGTGCACCCGCCCTCGAAATCACCCTCACCGGCCCCACCCTCAAGTTCAACTCCGACACCGTCATTGCCCTGACAGGAGCCCGCATCGAAAGCGACCTCCCGATGGACCAAGCCGTCCACGTGAAGGCAGGAACCGTCGTCAAACTCAAGCGCATCGCCGGCACCGGATGCCGTACCACCCTGGCCATTTCCGGCGGCATCCGTTCCTCGGAATACCTCGGCAGCCAATCCACCTTCACTCTGGGCGGCTTCGGCGGCCCCGCCGGGCGCGCCCTCCGTGCCGGCGACGTCCTGCATCTTTCCCCCAACCAGAAACAAGAAACCGGAAACTGGAAACTGCTTGATACTCCTGACTGGTCGCATCATTGGCCCATCCGCGTGATGGCTGGTCCGCATGGCGCCCCCGACTTCTTCACGGACGAGGACATCCGGATGTTTTTCACCACCGATTGGAAAGTCCATTACAACTCCAACCCCACCGGCATCCGCCTCATCGGCCCCAAACCGCAGTGGGCCCGTCCCGACGGCGGCGAAGCCGGCCTCCACCCCTCCAACATCCACGACAACGCCTACGCCATTGGAACCGTCGATTTCACCGGCGACATGCCCATCATCCTCGGCCCCGACGGCCCCAGCCTTGGCGGCTTCGTCTGTCCGGCGACCATCATCCGTGCGGACCGCTGGATCATGGGCCAACTCCGCCCCGGCGACACCCTCCGCTTCCTCCCCGTCACCCTCGAAGAAGCCGAATCCGCCGAACAAGAAATGGAATCCTCCATCGCTTCAGGTCACTACCCCGCTTTGTCTTCATTCAAGGACCATCGACCAAGGACCAAGGACGAATCCTGCATCATCCACCACATTCCCGCCCGCGGGCCCATACCCGCGGTCAATTACCGCCCCAGTGGCGACAAGTATCTCCTGATCGAATACGGTCCCATCGTCCTCGACTTCGATCTCCGCCTCCGCGCCCACGCCCTCATGCAATGGGTGGAGAAACATCAACTCCCCGGGGTCATCGACCTCACCCCCGGCATCCGCTCCCTCCAGATCCATTACGACAATCGCGTTCTCCCACGCCACAAACTCCTGGCCCTCCTGGAAAAAGCCGAAGACGAACTCGGCGACCCCAATGACTTCGAAGTCACCTCGCGCATCGTCCACCTGCCACTCTCCTGGGACGACCCCGCCACCCGGCTGGCCATCGAGAAATACACCCAATCCGTCCGCCCCGACGCCCCCTGGTGCCCGAGTAACATCGAATTCATCCGCCGTATCAACGGCCTGGAATCCATCGATGAAGTGAAGCAAATCGTCTTCAACGCCAGTTACCTCGTCCTCGGCCTGGGTGACGTCTACCTCGGGGCCCCCGTGGCCACCCCGCTCGACCCCCGCCACCGCCTCGTCACCACCAAATACAATCCCGCCCGCACCTGGACGGCGGAAAACTCCGTCGGCATAGGCGGCGCCTACCTGTGCATCTACGGCATGGAAGGGCCCGGGGGTTACCAGTTTGTCGGCAGAACCCTGCAAGTCTGGAACACCTTCCGCCAGACCGCCGACTTCAAGGACGGCAAACCCTGGCTCCTACGCTTCTTCGACCAGATCCGCTTCTACCCCGTCGAGGCCGACGAACTCCTGGAAATGCGGAAAAACTTCCTCCTTGGCCGCCACAAACTGAAGATTGAAGAAGAACCCTTCCGTCTCCGTGACTACCACCGATTCCTCGAATCCAACGCCGCATCCATCGCCACTTTCCGCGCCACACAAAGAAAAGCCTTCGCTGAAGAGCGCGAGCGTTGGAAAAGCCTCCCCCCCATCCCGGACGCGGAAGACACCGCCTTCGGCACCACCGACGAGGCCGCCATTCCCGAGGGCTGCGAAGCCGTTCCTTCGCCCCTCAGTGGCAACCTGTGGAAGATGCTCGTCCAACCCGGCCAGAAAGTGGCCGAAGGCGAAACCCTCGCCATCGTCGAAGCCATGAAAATGGAAACTGTCGTTCATGCACCCTGCAGTGGCCAGGTTGTGGAAACACGGGCTACCGAGGGCAAACCGGTCACCGCAGGACAAACCCTCGCCGTCGTCAAAGCGACGGCGAATGGATGA
- a CDS encoding amidase family protein: MTSKSKLQAHYEKIAADGRFNAWITLVPLEENLRRLESLSPSLPLYGKTFAVKDNIDVAGLPTTAACPGYAYTPNTSNPVVQALLNAGALCLGKTNMDQFATGLVGTRSPHGAVKNALAEEFISGGSSSGSAVAVARGHVDFALGTDTAGSGRVPAAFNGLVGTKPTRGLLSTRGVVPACRSLDCVTFFTKDIAQARTLLGLTAAFDPLDPWSRQAKPTPAADAPWRIGVPREDQWFFDNDETARSAYISAIAQWKALGHTVVEIDLAPFLETARLLYGGPWVAERYTAVGEFLHQIRNQKSEIP; encoded by the coding sequence ATGACCTCCAAGTCCAAACTCCAGGCGCATTACGAAAAGATCGCCGCCGATGGTCGGTTCAACGCCTGGATCACCCTCGTGCCTTTGGAGGAAAACTTGCGCCGCCTGGAATCCCTCTCCCCTTCCCTACCCCTCTACGGTAAGACTTTCGCCGTGAAGGACAACATCGATGTCGCCGGCCTGCCGACGACTGCCGCCTGCCCTGGCTACGCCTATACGCCGAACACCTCGAATCCCGTGGTCCAAGCCCTCCTTAATGCCGGGGCCCTCTGCCTGGGAAAGACGAACATGGACCAGTTCGCCACCGGCCTCGTCGGCACCCGCTCCCCGCACGGTGCCGTGAAGAATGCCTTGGCGGAGGAATTCATCTCCGGAGGCTCGAGTTCCGGTTCGGCCGTCGCGGTCGCCCGTGGTCACGTCGACTTCGCCCTTGGCACCGACACCGCAGGTTCGGGCCGCGTCCCGGCCGCCTTCAACGGACTGGTCGGCACCAAGCCCACGCGCGGCCTCCTCAGCACCCGCGGCGTCGTGCCCGCCTGCCGCTCCCTCGACTGCGTCACTTTTTTCACCAAGGACATCGCCCAGGCCCGCACCCTCCTCGGACTCACCGCCGCGTTTGATCCCCTCGATCCCTGGTCCCGCCAAGCAAAACCCACACCTGCCGCCGACGCTCCCTGGCGCATCGGCGTTCCGCGTGAGGATCAATGGTTCTTCGACAACGACGAGACGGCCCGCTCCGCCTACATCTCCGCCATCGCTCAATGGAAAGCCCTCGGTCACACCGTGGTGGAGATCGACCTGGCCCCCTTCCTCGAAACCGCCCGCCTTCTCTACGGCGGCCCTTGGGTCGCCGAGCGATACACGGCGGTTGGCGAATTCCTTCATCAAATCAGAAATCAGAAATCAGAAATTCCCTAG
- a CDS encoding amidase family protein, whose protein sequence is MGRRAIHGGWRIPSSNQKSEIRNSLDPTVTKIILNGQNPTAADCFHALHRLQELKRATEPVWESIDFLLLPTTPTCYRIDEVQANPVELNSRLGTYTNFVNLLDLCAVTVPHGSQVGGVPTGPTLLAPAFHDDFLLQAAAVFLGDKLHSLKSEIKDQKSEIELAVVGAHLKGLPLHHQLVKLGARFLKLTRTAPTYKLYVLPDSTPPKPGMVRVNAGGASIEVETYALSPEAFGQFVAQIPSPLGIGTITLEEGETVKGFLCEPAALESAPEITAYGGWRGYLTYRESN, encoded by the coding sequence TTGGGTCGCCGAGCGATACACGGCGGTTGGCGAATTCCTTCATCAAATCAGAAATCAGAAATCAGAAATTCCCTAGACCCCACAGTCACAAAAATTATTTTAAATGGTCAAAACCCCACCGCCGCCGACTGCTTCCACGCCCTCCATCGGCTCCAAGAACTGAAACGGGCCACCGAACCCGTCTGGGAATCCATCGACTTCCTCCTCCTCCCCACCACCCCGACCTGCTACCGCATCGACGAAGTCCAAGCCAACCCGGTCGAGCTGAACAGCCGCCTCGGCACCTACACCAACTTTGTCAACCTGCTCGACCTCTGCGCCGTGACCGTGCCCCACGGGTCACAAGTCGGCGGCGTCCCCACCGGCCCCACCCTACTCGCCCCCGCCTTCCATGACGATTTTCTATTGCAGGCAGCAGCGGTATTTCTTGGCGATAAGCTGCATTCCCTAAAATCAGAAATCAAAGATCAGAAATCAGAAATTGAATTGGCCGTCGTCGGCGCCCACTTGAAGGGCCTGCCATTACACCATCAATTGGTCAAACTCGGGGCGCGTTTTCTAAAGCTCACCCGCACCGCTCCCACCTACAAACTTTACGTCCTGCCCGACAGCACCCCGCCCAAACCCGGCATGGTTCGGGTCAATGCCGGTGGTGCCTCCATCGAAGTGGAAACCTATGCCCTGTCTCCCGAAGCCTTCGGCCAGTTCGTCGCCCAAATCCCTTCCCCCCTCGGCATCGGCACGATCACCTTGGAAGAGGGCGAAACCGTCAAAGGATTCCTCTGCGAGCCCGCCGCCCTGGAATCCGCCCCCGAAATCACCGCATACGGGGGATGGCGGGGTTACCTGACCTACCGGGAATCCAACTGA
- a CDS encoding creatininase family protein — MSLPAPLFWSERTWPEIASLRDSGMHLAVLPVGATEQHGPHLACGMDTISAQWVAEQVSARTGVPVLPALPYGCSLGHSHRWPGTLSLTPHILTDTVVSLYEWLHRAGFQRLLILNGHVTNHAPLRCSLEIIRSRWDDACIGLHSIATLSPRIQTRFAADAADWHANEAETSLMLHLAPEKVRSELLDTSDDPDRTEGLPFAFPVNRTSSNGVTGYPSRATPAAGAELARMLLEDWEALVRTALTAQPPLNHSYGTPITQDQ; from the coding sequence ATGTCCCTCCCCGCCCCCCTCTTCTGGTCCGAACGCACCTGGCCGGAGATCGCCAGCCTCCGCGATTCCGGCATGCACCTGGCCGTACTTCCGGTGGGGGCCACGGAACAACACGGCCCCCACCTCGCCTGCGGCATGGACACGATTTCGGCCCAATGGGTGGCGGAGCAGGTCTCGGCCCGCACCGGGGTTCCTGTCCTTCCCGCCCTCCCCTACGGTTGCTCGCTCGGTCACAGCCACCGCTGGCCCGGGACCCTCTCCCTGACCCCGCACATCCTCACGGATACCGTCGTCTCCCTCTACGAATGGCTGCACCGAGCGGGATTTCAGCGTCTTCTCATTCTGAACGGCCACGTCACCAACCATGCCCCGCTGCGGTGCTCCCTCGAAATCATCCGCTCCCGCTGGGACGACGCCTGCATCGGCCTCCATTCCATCGCCACCCTCAGCCCCCGCATCCAAACCCGCTTTGCCGCGGATGCCGCCGACTGGCACGCCAATGAGGCCGAAACCTCGCTCATGCTCCACCTCGCCCCGGAAAAAGTTCGCTCTGAACTCCTCGACACTTCGGACGACCCCGACCGCACAGAAGGCCTGCCCTTTGCCTTCCCGGTCAACCGGACAAGCAGCAATGGCGTGACCGGCTACCCCAGCCGGGCCACCCCCGCCGCCGGAGCAGAACTGGCCCGCATGTTGCTGGAAGACTGGGAAGCCCTCGTCCGCACTGCCCTCACCGCCCAACCCCCATTGAACCACTCCTACGGAACGCCGATCACACAGGACCAATAA
- the glnT gene encoding type III glutamate--ammonia ligase, translated as MDLSAFKETLIAQGVKYCIGAYVDIHGVPKGKVVPISHFEDFAQGSELYTGYALDGLGQGPNDDEIASVPDLDRMVILPWNTEVAWFPADNTFHGQPYPINTRVAFKKVLQQAADLGFQFNLGIECEVYFVGQDENGALFVPNGDDNLIKSCYDVKRFLDQYPLLDQMASTLNALGWDVYSFDHEDGNSQFEFDFKHSDGLTMADRYIFFRYLAKKIAADHGLLATFMPKPFADKTGNGAHFNMSLSDPATGRNLFACPKEEDPRGLGLTPLGYQFIAGILRHGRAICAAFAPTVNSYKRLIRRGAMSYYTWAPVFNSFGTNNRTNSIRVPMSGGRCESRNADSSCNPYLAGALVLAAGLEGIRENLDPGNPQTENLYEFTDAQLKERGVQPLPKTLGEAVEAFASDPWIESVLGPELRQEFITYKQAEWEEYHQTVSDWEIKRYARLF; from the coding sequence ATGGACTTATCCGCCTTCAAAGAAACCCTCATCGCCCAGGGGGTCAAATACTGCATCGGTGCCTACGTCGACATCCACGGCGTGCCCAAGGGCAAAGTCGTCCCCATTTCCCACTTCGAGGACTTCGCCCAAGGCTCGGAACTTTACACCGGTTACGCGCTCGACGGCCTGGGCCAGGGACCGAACGACGACGAGATCGCGTCGGTGCCCGACCTCGACCGAATGGTCATTCTCCCTTGGAATACGGAAGTGGCCTGGTTCCCGGCCGACAACACCTTCCACGGCCAGCCCTACCCCATCAACACACGGGTCGCCTTCAAAAAAGTCCTCCAACAGGCCGCCGACCTGGGCTTCCAGTTCAACCTCGGCATCGAGTGCGAAGTCTACTTCGTCGGCCAGGACGAGAACGGCGCCCTCTTCGTCCCCAACGGCGACGACAACCTCATCAAGTCCTGCTACGACGTCAAACGCTTCCTCGACCAGTATCCCCTGCTCGACCAGATGGCCTCGACCCTCAACGCCCTCGGTTGGGACGTCTACTCCTTCGACCACGAGGACGGCAACTCGCAGTTTGAATTCGACTTCAAACACAGCGACGGCCTGACCATGGCCGACCGCTACATCTTCTTCCGGTATCTGGCCAAGAAGATCGCCGCCGACCACGGCCTGCTGGCCACCTTCATGCCCAAACCCTTTGCCGACAAAACCGGCAACGGGGCCCACTTCAACATGTCCCTCTCCGACCCGGCCACGGGCAGGAACCTCTTTGCCTGTCCAAAGGAGGAGGACCCGCGGGGCCTAGGCCTCACTCCGCTCGGTTACCAATTCATCGCCGGCATCCTCCGCCACGGCCGGGCCATCTGCGCGGCCTTCGCCCCCACGGTCAATTCCTACAAGCGCCTGATCCGCCGCGGCGCCATGAGCTATTACACCTGGGCCCCGGTCTTCAATTCCTTCGGTACCAACAACCGCACCAATTCCATCCGCGTGCCCATGTCCGGAGGCCGCTGCGAATCCCGCAACGCCGATTCTTCCTGCAACCCCTATCTCGCCGGTGCCCTGGTTCTCGCCGCCGGGCTCGAAGGCATCCGGGAAAACCTCGACCCCGGCAATCCCCAAACGGAAAACCTCTACGAATTCACCGACGCCCAGCTGAAAGAACGGGGCGTCCAACCCCTGCCCAAGACTCTCGGCGAAGCCGTGGAGGCCTTCGCATCCGACCCCTGGATCGAAAGTGTCCTCGGCCCGGAACTGCGGCAGGAATTCATCACCTACAAGCAGGCCGAGTGGGAGGAATACCACCAGACCGTCAGCGATTGGGAAATCAAGCGCTACGCCCGGCTTTTCTGA
- a CDS encoding nuclear transport factor 2 family protein, whose product MTATLQDTTAIAETIGRYTEGARTGDLAKMKAAFHRDAQIFGYIQGEPFFGPIQILFDWDEKNGPAADIQTQITSIDVAGTVASVRLEIDNWTGIRFTDFFTLCKVDGRWLVMNKVFHRHN is encoded by the coding sequence ATGACCGCCACCCTCCAAGACACCACCGCCATCGCCGAAACCATCGGGCGCTACACCGAAGGCGCACGCACGGGTGACCTCGCCAAAATGAAGGCCGCCTTCCACCGCGATGCCCAGATCTTCGGCTACATCCAGGGTGAACCGTTCTTTGGACCGATCCAGATCCTCTTCGATTGGGACGAAAAAAACGGCCCCGCCGCGGACATCCAAACCCAGATCACCTCGATCGACGTGGCCGGGACCGTGGCCAGCGTCCGCCTGGAAATCGACAACTGGACCGGCATCCGCTTCACCGACTTTTTCACCCTCTGCAAAGTGGACGGCCGCTGGCTCGTCATGAACAAAGTCTTCCACCGGCACAATTGA
- a CDS encoding ABC transporter substrate-binding protein — MNIPKSLTLAAALVIATTAGAFAQAKKEPLKIAYSDWPGWIAFEVGIQKGWFKEAGVDVKFEWMDYLPSMDAFAGGKVDAVTMTNGDALVTGANGGKSKFILLTDYSNGNDMIVAKPGIKSLKDLKGKKVGLEVTLVEHLLLLKGLEKNGLKQSDITLVPTPTNETPQTLASGQVEAIGAWYPVSQQALKAVPGSKPIWTSADAPGLIYDVLAVSPQSLSARKEDWAKVAKVYYKIVDYLKDPKTKDDAVKIMAAKVKVSPEEFATFLPGTYFLTLAETKARFKKTDGLDSLYGSTAIANKFNVDNAVYKESQKPEDYIDASIIESLK, encoded by the coding sequence ATGAACATCCCCAAATCCCTGACCCTCGCCGCCGCGTTGGTCATCGCCACCACTGCGGGCGCATTCGCCCAGGCCAAGAAAGAACCCCTCAAGATCGCCTACAGCGACTGGCCGGGCTGGATCGCCTTTGAAGTCGGCATCCAGAAAGGCTGGTTCAAGGAAGCCGGCGTCGACGTCAAATTCGAATGGATGGATTACCTCCCCTCCATGGACGCTTTTGCCGGCGGCAAGGTCGACGCGGTCACCATGACCAACGGCGATGCCCTCGTCACCGGTGCCAATGGCGGCAAGAGCAAGTTCATCCTCCTCACCGACTACAGCAACGGCAACGACATGATCGTGGCCAAGCCCGGCATCAAATCGCTCAAGGACCTCAAAGGCAAAAAAGTCGGCTTGGAAGTCACCCTCGTCGAACACCTCCTCCTGCTCAAAGGCCTGGAAAAAAATGGATTGAAGCAGTCGGACATCACCCTGGTCCCCACACCCACCAATGAAACCCCGCAAACCCTCGCCTCGGGTCAGGTCGAAGCGATCGGTGCCTGGTATCCGGTTTCGCAGCAGGCCCTCAAGGCCGTCCCCGGCTCCAAACCCATCTGGACCAGCGCCGACGCCCCCGGCCTGATCTACGATGTCCTCGCCGTCAGCCCCCAGAGCCTCTCCGCCCGCAAGGAAGACTGGGCCAAGGTGGCCAAGGTCTATTACAAGATCGTCGACTACCTGAAAGATCCCAAAACCAAGGACGATGCTGTGAAAATCATGGCCGCCAAGGTCAAGGTTTCCCCGGAAGAATTCGCCACCTTCCTCCCCGGAACGTACTTCCTCACCCTCGCCGAAACCAAGGCCCGCTTCAAGAAAACCGACGGCCTCGATTCGCTCTACGGCTCCACCGCCATTGCCAACAAGTTCAATGTCGACAATGCCGTCTACAAAGAATCGCAGAAACCGGAAGACTACATCGACGCCTCCATCATTGAATCTCTGAAGTAA